The stretch of DNA GAATACAGAAAGGGGTCGTCCAATTTAAATTTCTTTTATTAAACTAAAATGGTAAATCATCATCAACTTCATTGTTGTTTTCAATATCTGGTGATGAAGGAGTAGATTCGTTACTCGCATTATCATCTCTTTTACCAACCATTTGCATGGTGTCAGCAACTATTTCAGTTGTGTATCGGTTGTTGCCATCTTTGTCTTGCCATTGGCGAGAACGAAGTTTTCCTTCAATATAAATTTGACTTCCTTTCTTCAGGTATTTCTCAGCTATTTCAGCTAAACCTCTCCAAACTACTACGTTATGCCATTCAGTAATAGATTTACGCTCACCAGATGTTCGGTCTTTGTAAGTTTCTGATGTTGCCAAAGTAAAATTAGCAACAGCGGTACCGCCCTCTAAATAACGTATTTCAGGGTCTTTACCTAAATTTCCTAATAATATTACCTTATTAACTCCTGCCATTTTTATAATTATCAGTTCACTATTCTCAATCTATATTCCTGCGTAGGCAGGAACAAAAATCAAAAATACAAATTTTGTAGCAATGATTTTATATAATTTTCTA from Flavobacteriales bacterium encodes:
- a CDS encoding single-stranded DNA-binding protein, with the protein product MKMAGVNKVILLGNLGKDPEIRYLEGGTAVANFTLATSETYKDRTSGERKSITEWHNVVVWRGLAEIAEKYLKKGSQIYIEGKLRSRQWQDKDGNNRYTTEIVADTMQMVGKRDDNASNESTPSSPDIENNNEVDDDLPF